From Nitrospinota bacterium, the proteins below share one genomic window:
- a CDS encoding ribbon-helix-helix protein, CopG family, translated as MPARPTIPRENTKINLQVPKDLLREIDEYAAEASKSRSSVIREAMAKLLEFKKQRELEELLHEGYEATAELTLKIHREFKPTEHELDWEY; from the coding sequence ATGCCTGCGAGACCTACAATTCCGAGGGAGAACACAAAGATAAACCTTCAGGTGCCAAAAGACCTTTTAAGGGAAATTGATGAATATGCTGCCGAGGCATCAAAAAGCCGTAGTAGCGTCATTCGAGAGGCCATGGCTAAGCTTTTGGAATTCAAAAAGCAAAGAGAGCTTGAAGAACTATTGCACGAAGGTTATGAGGCCACAGCAGAGTTGACCCTTAAAATACACAGGGAATTTAAACCCACAGAACACGAGCTTGATTGGGAATATTAA
- a CDS encoding IS1595 family transposase, whose amino-acid sequence MSKEAKFKKPEINLVELIEQYQDEDKCRAALESLRWPDGVECPRCHHKGISKVKKRGQFDCNSCRYQFSVTAGTIFHDSHLPLWKWFLTIYMMIESKKGVSANQVKRTIGVSYKTAWYLCQRIRNAMTEPDPPKLRGIVEVDETWVGGKRKGVGHGYKGNKTVVVGVAQRGGKVRLQVVHARDRKTLHKFIKEHTAPDTEAIYTDDWPPYRGIADHDTRHETVTHRKEEWVRDDVHTNSIENVWSLLKRSIMGTYHKISAKHLDAYLDELEWRFNNRDNPYLFRDTLRKLIGANNLTYKKLVEQQN is encoded by the coding sequence ATGAGCAAAGAGGCCAAATTCAAAAAGCCCGAAATAAACCTCGTTGAACTCATCGAGCAATACCAGGATGAGGATAAGTGTCGTGCCGCCCTTGAAAGTCTACGCTGGCCCGACGGTGTTGAGTGTCCACGGTGTCACCACAAGGGAATCTCAAAAGTAAAGAAGCGCGGACAGTTCGATTGTAACTCATGCCGCTACCAATTCTCTGTAACGGCAGGCACCATCTTTCACGATAGTCACCTGCCCCTGTGGAAGTGGTTTCTCACGATCTACATGATGATTGAGTCCAAAAAGGGTGTCTCTGCCAATCAAGTCAAGCGAACCATCGGAGTCTCGTACAAGACCGCGTGGTATCTCTGCCAACGAATCCGCAATGCCATGACTGAACCCGACCCCCCGAAGCTGAGGGGCATCGTTGAGGTAGATGAAACGTGGGTAGGCGGCAAGAGAAAGGGCGTCGGGCATGGGTATAAGGGGAACAAGACCGTCGTTGTCGGGGTAGCTCAACGTGGCGGCAAGGTGAGGCTCCAGGTCGTCCATGCAAGGGACAGAAAGACCCTTCACAAGTTCATTAAAGAGCATACCGCGCCCGATACCGAAGCCATCTACACCGACGACTGGCCACCCTACAGGGGAATAGCAGACCATGACACAAGGCATGAGACCGTCACTCACCGGAAAGAGGAATGGGTTAGAGATGATGTCCATACTAACTCCATCGAAAACGTTTGGAGCCTCTTGAAGCGTTCCATTATGGGTACTTACCACAAAATCAGCGCAAAACATCTTGACGCTTACCTCGACGAGCTTGAGTGGCGGTTCAATAACCGAGACAATCCATACCTTTTCCGGGATACGCTGCGTAAACTCATTGGAGCCAACAACCTCACCTACAAGAAATTGGTGGAACAACAAAACTAA
- a CDS encoding HAD hydrolase-like protein produces the protein MTKIDVLIFDMDGVLVDVSGSYREAIRRVPQVFFEVICRLKPMEEELVSPEEVDAFKLAGGLNNDWECTAAVTAAFAASLPEPLPPHPDSGGMASYLEILGEWGPLQGVGVEELARRADLMGLAEQVSEDAGGLASALAAAALSEELFPVAFGSLTEGNVIMRLFQEMYLGPELFETTYGEAPLVLKEPGLIEREELLIDRSVLERLASQVPLGIATGRPRAEAAHALSRHEIADYFSTVVDDEDVLQAEAAERDKGGEPERLSKPHPWSLLEAVRRIAEGRPVRAAYVGDTPDDLLAARAADATVPFLAIGTAQTLEEYKWASAVFRNVGVDIILGHPDGLQYLDIFGGAVSKAEGSD, from the coding sequence ATGACCAAGATAGATGTCCTCATTTTCGACATGGACGGTGTTCTGGTGGATGTTTCGGGAAGCTACCGGGAAGCCATCCGACGTGTGCCCCAGGTCTTCTTCGAGGTTATCTGTCGGCTCAAGCCGATGGAGGAAGAGCTAGTAAGCCCCGAGGAGGTGGATGCCTTCAAGTTGGCGGGTGGGCTCAACAATGACTGGGAGTGTACGGCTGCAGTGACGGCGGCGTTCGCCGCGAGTTTACCTGAGCCCTTGCCCCCGCACCCCGATTCAGGGGGGATGGCCTCGTACTTGGAGATCTTAGGCGAGTGGGGGCCCCTCCAGGGTGTGGGCGTTGAGGAGCTCGCCCGCCGTGCGGACCTCATGGGCCTGGCCGAGCAGGTGTCTGAGGACGCTGGTGGGCTTGCCTCTGCCCTAGCCGCCGCCGCCCTCTCCGAGGAGCTCTTTCCCGTCGCATTTGGATCCCTGACCGAGGGAAACGTCATCATGCGGCTCTTCCAAGAGATGTATCTGGGCCCGGAGCTTTTTGAGACTACATACGGCGAGGCGCCTCTGGTCCTTAAGGAACCGGGGCTCATCGAGCGCGAGGAGCTCCTCATCGACCGCTCCGTTCTGGAGCGTCTGGCTTCACAAGTGCCTCTCGGTATCGCGACAGGACGTCCCCGTGCCGAGGCCGCCCACGCTCTTAGTAGGCACGAAATCGCTGATTACTTCTCCACGGTTGTGGACGACGAGGACGTGCTCCAGGCCGAGGCGGCCGAGCGCGACAAGGGGGGCGAGCCTGAGCGGTTGAGCAAGCCCCATCCCTGGAGCCTCCTGGAGGCGGTCCGGCGAATCGCTGAGGGGCGGCCGGTCAGGGCTGCCTACGTTGGCGATACCCCCGACGACCTCCTGGCGGCAAGGGCGGCCGATGCTACAGTTCCATTCCTCGCTATCGGGACGGCCCAAACGCTAGAGGAGTACAAATGGGCCTCGGCCGTTTTCCGGAATGTCGGGGTCGACATCATCCTGGGCCATCCTGACGGTCTGCAATACCTCGACATCTTCGGCGGGGCCGTATCGAAAGCGGAGGGTTCCGACTAA
- a CDS encoding YbaB/EbfC family nucleoid-associated protein, with protein MKGLIDLMKTAQNMQAELSKLQEKLAGRTVEATVGGGMVKVVANGRREILSVDVDTQVVDSADVEMLQDLICAAVNEALRKAQALETEEMKRLTGSLGLPFDLMGLLGR; from the coding sequence GTGAAAGGCCTCATCGATCTTATGAAGACGGCCCAAAATATGCAGGCCGAGCTCTCCAAGCTCCAGGAAAAGCTTGCCGGCCGAACCGTGGAGGCTACTGTCGGCGGCGGGATGGTCAAAGTAGTGGCAAACGGGCGGCGAGAAATTCTATCGGTGGACGTAGACACACAGGTGGTGGACTCGGCTGACGTCGAAATGCTCCAGGACCTCATCTGCGCTGCCGTAAACGAAGCGCTTCGAAAGGCTCAGGCCCTCGAGACCGAGGAAATGAAGAGGCTGACGGGTAGCCTTGGACTCCCTTTTGACCTGATGGGCCTCCTCGGTCGATGA
- a CDS encoding type II toxin-antitoxin system PemK/MazF family toxin — MAGHEIRRGEVWLVNLEPVVGKEIGKVRPCLIIQNDIGNERSPLTIFAPITGVKHLERHYPFQVFVPSGEGGLTKDCIILLDQIRTRDKPRIIEYVGKLSSSTMAQVDQAIKISLQLQ; from the coding sequence ATGGCCGGACATGAAATAAGACGTGGAGAAGTATGGTTAGTTAACCTAGAACCTGTTGTTGGCAAGGAAATCGGGAAAGTTAGGCCCTGTCTAATTATTCAGAATGATATTGGAAATGAAAGGTCTCCATTAACGATTTTTGCCCCAATCACTGGAGTCAAGCATTTAGAGAGACATTATCCCTTTCAGGTTTTTGTACCATCTGGCGAAGGTGGATTAACAAAAGACTGCATAATATTGTTAGATCAAATACGAACAAGAGATAAACCAAGGATTATCGAATATGTGGGTAAACTCTCTTCCTCTACAATGGCTCAAGTTGACCAAGCCATAAAAATTAGCCTGCAACTACAATAG
- a CDS encoding class I SAM-dependent methyltransferase, translated as MTIMGALELAETYHRTGDWDYDCGTALLRSLAIGPGMRVLEFGSATGRLAIDAAHLVVPDGQVIGLEPSEGRVQLARRFYRAGNVTFQQGGPAELEALGDSAVDLVYSNLLLHRIDDPAQALGAVFRSLKPGGPLAFTFPLSHPPLVEALEEAIFSHSTFATHRDGASGLATWSRRSLEDWLDLARGAGFAGVSAQRIVAQMAFDTPSSLVAYWESATEGRFLGGLSATEREAASPLVDEQFFRVWGEKPLRSQVEVVAIHAARPD; from the coding sequence GTGACGATCATGGGGGCGCTGGAGCTGGCCGAGACCTATCACCGCACCGGCGATTGGGACTATGACTGCGGGACGGCGTTGCTCCGCAGCCTAGCCATTGGCCCGGGGATGCGGGTTTTGGAGTTCGGGAGCGCCACCGGCCGGCTCGCCATCGATGCCGCCCATCTGGTCGTTCCCGATGGTCAGGTAATCGGCCTTGAGCCGTCGGAGGGGAGGGTTCAGTTGGCCCGGCGCTTCTACAGGGCTGGCAATGTGACATTCCAGCAAGGCGGCCCGGCGGAGCTGGAGGCCCTCGGGGACTCGGCCGTCGACCTGGTATACTCCAACCTGTTACTCCACCGCATTGACGATCCGGCTCAGGCGCTTGGCGCCGTCTTCCGGTCGCTCAAGCCCGGTGGGCCCTTGGCGTTTACCTTTCCTTTGAGTCACCCGCCGCTCGTAGAAGCCCTGGAGGAGGCGATTTTCAGTCATTCGACCTTCGCCACCCACCGGGACGGGGCGAGCGGGTTGGCGACCTGGTCCCGCCGGTCCCTGGAAGATTGGCTTGACCTCGCACGGGGGGCCGGCTTTGCAGGGGTGTCCGCTCAACGCATCGTGGCCCAGATGGCTTTCGACACCCCGTCGTCGCTTGTAGCTTACTGGGAGTCAGCCACTGAGGGCCGCTTCCTAGGCGGGCTCTCGGCCACGGAGAGGGAGGCCGCCTCGCCCCTCGTCGATGAGCAATTCTTTCGCGTTTGGGGCGAAAAGCCCCTGAGAAGCCAGGTCGAGGTGGTCGCCATCCACGCCGCCAGGCCTGACTAG
- the recR gene encoding recombination protein RecR, giving the protein MTRRPKSLSNLIAYLKKLPGIGERTAERLAFWLLKAPKDDVLGLAGAIAEIKEAIRFCSICGGLADETLCALCSDPKRDPAVVCVVEAPDDLYAIERTGVFNGHYHVLQGVISPLDGVGPEELQIGPLEERCRSGDVREVILATSPTTEGEATALYLARRLRPLDVEITRIARGVPMGGDIQYADKLTLGKAIEGRSALR; this is encoded by the coding sequence ATGACCCGGCGTCCTAAGAGCCTCTCAAACCTTATCGCTTACTTAAAGAAACTCCCTGGAATCGGAGAGAGGACGGCGGAGCGGCTCGCCTTCTGGCTCCTGAAGGCCCCCAAGGACGATGTATTAGGGCTGGCCGGGGCCATCGCCGAGATCAAAGAGGCGATCCGCTTCTGTTCGATTTGCGGGGGTCTGGCCGATGAGACGCTCTGCGCTCTCTGCTCCGACCCCAAGCGCGACCCCGCTGTTGTATGTGTGGTCGAGGCTCCCGACGACCTGTATGCCATAGAGCGGACCGGGGTATTCAACGGCCACTATCACGTCCTCCAGGGAGTCATATCTCCGCTTGACGGCGTTGGCCCGGAGGAGCTCCAGATCGGACCGCTCGAGGAGCGGTGCCGGTCGGGAGACGTTCGGGAGGTCATCCTGGCCACCAGCCCAACCACCGAGGGGGAGGCCACAGCATTGTACCTAGCTCGTCGGCTCAGACCCCTGGATGTCGAGATCACCCGTATTGCGAGAGGGGTCCCGATGGGTGGAGACATTCAATACGCCGACAAATTGACTCTGGGCAAAGCAATCGAAGGCCGGAGTGCTTTGCGATAA
- a CDS encoding diaminopimelate epimerase: MRFTKMHGLGNDYIFIDGLNERVANPARLARRMSDRHFGVGGDGLILILPSKRADLRMRMFNADGSEAEMCGNGIRCLAKYAYEHGLARERVITVESKAGVHALENTVINGKWRKVRVDMGSPGLDRRQIPMRGRAGRVVGEPLAVDGVTYEITALSMGNPHCVIFVDEVDEFPVAEVGPKIESHRRFPQRTNTEFVQVLSRGEVSMRTWERGAGETLACGTGASAVCVAGALTGKTERAVNVNLLGGYLELEWAEDDHVYMTGPAEEVFTGEWPTGGRRSRRRGDK, encoded by the coding sequence ATGCGTTTCACCAAAATGCACGGCTTAGGGAACGATTACATCTTCATTGACGGCCTCAACGAGCGGGTGGCAAATCCCGCGAGACTGGCCCGCCGGATGAGCGATCGACACTTTGGGGTAGGCGGCGACGGGCTCATTCTCATTCTGCCCTCGAAGCGGGCCGACCTTAGGATGAGGATGTTCAACGCAGACGGCTCGGAGGCCGAAATGTGCGGAAACGGCATCAGGTGCCTCGCCAAATACGCCTATGAGCACGGTCTGGCCCGCGAGAGAGTTATTACGGTGGAGAGCAAAGCCGGCGTCCACGCCCTCGAAAATACCGTCATAAACGGAAAATGGCGGAAAGTGAGGGTCGATATGGGTAGCCCGGGGCTGGATCGGCGTCAGATTCCCATGCGGGGCCGGGCCGGGCGAGTCGTGGGGGAGCCGTTGGCCGTCGATGGCGTAACGTATGAAATTACAGCGCTTTCCATGGGCAATCCACATTGCGTCATCTTCGTAGACGAGGTGGATGAGTTCCCGGTGGCCGAAGTCGGGCCGAAGATCGAGAGCCACCGTCGCTTCCCGCAGCGGACCAATACCGAGTTCGTCCAGGTCCTCTCCCGGGGCGAAGTCTCAATGCGCACATGGGAACGGGGAGCCGGTGAGACGCTTGCCTGCGGCACGGGGGCGAGCGCCGTCTGCGTGGCCGGGGCATTGACGGGAAAGACCGAGCGGGCCGTCAACGTAAACCTACTTGGAGGTTACCTGGAGCTTGAGTGGGCAGAGGACGACCACGTCTACATGACGGGGCCCGCAGAGGAGGTCTTCACGGGGGAGTGGCCCACCGGGGGCCGACGTTCGCGCCGGCGAGGCGATAAGTGA
- a CDS encoding tetratricopeptide repeat protein, with product MGPNRSHRALFIVALCLGVGFLTLIIGSGTSGGEEKASAKAEGYLQEGLRASKEGRLPEAVQAFKEASTIDPDNSFAFNYLGVTYMRMGRFRDAIDPFEKAVALRPTSATFQFNLARAYQLTKNYPKAIEHYQKTVDLDPAQALAHLYLGKLYGREQGRYPEAIEELTKSIALNASNAEAPFLPEAHYLLAVAYFGVKNFTLAWQSVEEAERLGYKVNPAFTKALSQMAPKSP from the coding sequence ATGGGACCCAACCGCTCTCACAGAGCCTTATTTATTGTTGCCCTGTGTCTTGGGGTGGGGTTCCTTACGCTCATCATAGGGTCAGGGACTTCAGGAGGAGAGGAAAAGGCTTCCGCCAAAGCCGAAGGATACCTTCAAGAGGGGCTTCGGGCTTCCAAGGAGGGCCGTCTGCCCGAGGCCGTGCAAGCATTCAAGGAAGCCAGCACCATCGACCCTGACAACTCCTTCGCCTTCAATTACTTGGGGGTTACCTACATGAGGATGGGGCGATTCCGCGACGCCATCGACCCCTTCGAGAAGGCCGTAGCTTTACGGCCCACCTCGGCAACGTTCCAATTCAACTTGGCCAGAGCTTACCAACTAACGAAGAATTACCCTAAGGCGATAGAGCATTATCAGAAGACCGTCGACCTCGACCCCGCCCAAGCCTTGGCTCATTTGTACTTAGGCAAACTCTATGGCCGCGAGCAGGGGCGCTACCCCGAAGCCATAGAAGAACTCACGAAATCCATCGCCTTAAATGCCAGCAACGCCGAGGCCCCTTTCTTGCCTGAGGCCCATTACTTGCTTGCCGTCGCCTACTTTGGGGTAAAGAACTTCACCCTCGCCTGGCAATCGGTGGAGGAGGCCGAACGTCTAGGCTACAAGGTCAATCCCGCCTTCACCAAAGCCCTGAGCCAGATGGCTCCTAAATCGCCGTAA
- the rnr gene encoding ribonuclease R, giving the protein MAITDEQIFMALRTGGGRSLPIRQLLKTLKVPARSRPTVRRKIKSLAEKGSLVRLRGNRYGLPDVVRHTVGRLTCHPDGYGFVVPEAAEEPDVYLSRRAMGDAMHGDRVEVSIDDEKPDGRRSGSLIDVLERAHTTVAGRYVRAGAVSRVVPDEPRILQEIYIPPAEAGGAKSGQVVLAEITRYPLAGRDARGRVVAVLGWPEDPDVEVAVIVAKHGLAEEFSPEAEAEADATPSAIPSDERARRVDLTGLITVTIDPFTARDYDDAISVEPRPGGGWRLFVHIADVSYYVAEDGPMDDEALERACTVYFPDRAIPMLPHALSTERCTLSSDEEKLAVTVTMELSAAGELEGYEIAESVIKSDERMVYEDVAKLLEGEEERLELRYAHVMESLLAMAECARVLRARRLEAGGIDFDLPEADIILDDAGRIEAILKAERTEAHQMIEEFMLLANQTVARHLTGLEVPMIYRVHEPPDPEKMSRFADLCLTFGHILPATATVKPATLQGLLEAVRGRPEERLISTVMLRSMMQARYSEKNLGHFGLAFDCYTHFTSPIRRYPDLVVHRLLKDTLPKGRMSGRRADGWASRLPAIAEKCSERERIAESAEREMVDLKKCHYMLGHIGERFDGYVSGVVPFGFFVELEELFVEGLVRLSDIPGDYFIFDEKTHTHIGDRTGKSFRLGDKVRVEVSDVDIARRRIDFILARPVRK; this is encoded by the coding sequence ATGGCCATCACCGACGAACAGATTTTCATGGCACTCCGTACGGGGGGTGGCAGGTCCCTGCCGATACGCCAGCTTCTTAAGACGCTCAAAGTGCCCGCCCGCAGCCGGCCCACGGTTCGTAGGAAGATAAAATCCCTTGCCGAGAAGGGCAGCCTCGTTCGCCTCAGAGGCAACCGTTACGGCCTGCCAGATGTCGTACGCCACACGGTAGGCCGGCTTACATGCCACCCAGATGGCTACGGCTTCGTCGTCCCCGAGGCTGCTGAGGAGCCCGATGTCTACCTAAGCCGCCGGGCCATGGGGGATGCCATGCACGGCGATAGGGTGGAGGTCAGTATTGATGACGAAAAGCCAGACGGCCGCAGGTCGGGTTCCTTGATAGACGTTCTGGAGAGGGCCCACACGACCGTGGCGGGCCGCTACGTTCGAGCCGGGGCCGTCTCCCGGGTGGTGCCCGATGAGCCCCGCATCCTCCAGGAAATCTACATCCCTCCCGCCGAGGCCGGCGGGGCAAAGTCGGGCCAGGTGGTGCTCGCAGAGATAACCCGCTACCCCCTGGCCGGTCGCGACGCCCGGGGACGTGTCGTGGCTGTCCTGGGTTGGCCCGAGGACCCCGATGTCGAGGTGGCCGTCATAGTGGCCAAGCACGGGCTGGCCGAGGAATTCTCTCCCGAAGCCGAAGCTGAAGCCGATGCGACTCCCTCCGCCATCCCGTCTGACGAGCGGGCCCGCCGCGTTGATTTAACAGGACTTATCACGGTTACCATCGATCCCTTTACCGCCAGGGACTATGACGACGCCATCTCTGTTGAGCCCCGGCCTGGAGGCGGCTGGAGGCTCTTCGTACACATAGCCGACGTCTCCTACTACGTCGCCGAGGACGGTCCGATGGATGATGAGGCCCTCGAGCGGGCTTGCACGGTCTACTTTCCCGATAGGGCGATTCCCATGCTACCCCACGCCCTCTCCACCGAACGATGCACATTGAGCTCCGATGAAGAGAAGCTTGCCGTGACCGTCACCATGGAGCTTTCGGCTGCTGGGGAGCTTGAGGGCTATGAGATAGCCGAATCGGTCATCAAAAGCGACGAGCGAATGGTTTACGAGGACGTGGCGAAGCTCTTGGAGGGCGAGGAGGAGCGGCTCGAGCTTCGATACGCCCATGTCATGGAGAGCCTGCTCGCTATGGCGGAGTGCGCCCGGGTTCTCAGGGCCCGTCGCCTCGAGGCCGGAGGGATCGATTTCGACCTGCCCGAGGCCGATATCATCCTCGATGACGCCGGCCGGATCGAGGCCATCCTAAAGGCCGAGCGGACGGAAGCCCATCAGATGATTGAGGAGTTCATGCTCCTGGCCAACCAGACGGTGGCCAGGCACCTTACGGGTCTCGAGGTGCCCATGATATACCGGGTTCACGAGCCACCCGACCCGGAGAAGATGAGCCGTTTCGCCGACCTATGCCTGACCTTCGGCCATATCCTGCCGGCGACTGCAACCGTAAAGCCGGCTACGCTTCAGGGTCTTCTAGAGGCCGTCCGCGGCCGGCCCGAAGAGCGGCTCATCTCGACTGTCATGCTCCGAAGCATGATGCAGGCTCGCTACTCTGAGAAAAATCTCGGCCACTTCGGTCTCGCTTTCGACTGCTACACACACTTTACCTCGCCCATCCGGCGCTACCCCGACCTCGTCGTCCATAGGCTCCTCAAGGATACCCTACCGAAAGGCCGAATGAGCGGCCGGCGGGCCGATGGCTGGGCAAGCCGCCTGCCGGCAATTGCAGAGAAATGCTCCGAGCGGGAGCGGATCGCCGAATCCGCCGAGCGGGAGATGGTGGACCTCAAAAAGTGCCACTATATGCTCGGACACATCGGTGAGCGCTTCGACGGCTACGTCTCCGGGGTGGTGCCCTTCGGCTTTTTCGTGGAGCTGGAGGAGCTTTTTGTCGAGGGGCTCGTGCGCCTAAGCGACATCCCCGGCGACTACTTCATCTTCGACGAGAAGACCCACACCCACATCGGAGACCGCACGGGCAAGAGCTTCCGGCTGGGAGATAAGGTTCGGGTGGAGGTCTCCGACGTCGATATAGCCCGCCGGCGGATCGACTTCATCCTGGCCCGGCCAGTCCGAAAGTGA
- a CDS encoding helix-turn-helix transcriptional regulator, translating to MKSYDIGKRLKEIRKERKLSLSEVSSRTGVGVSYLSMLENNKRRVNVETLEKLAGCYKMRLHGFFQRTPRRPAKTLETHMKGLSQRKRRQAIRVLREVFPDNKEALALLKKLS from the coding sequence ATGAAGTCATATGACATAGGTAAGCGATTGAAGGAAATTCGCAAAGAGCGCAAATTATCGCTTAGTGAAGTTTCCAGCAGGACGGGGGTGGGGGTTTCGTATCTCTCAATGCTGGAGAACAACAAGAGGCGTGTCAACGTGGAGACGCTGGAGAAGCTGGCGGGCTGCTATAAGATGCGGCTCCATGGGTTCTTTCAGCGCACGCCTCGGCGCCCCGCCAAGACGCTGGAAACTCACATGAAAGGTTTAAGCCAGAGAAAGCGGCGGCAGGCCATCCGCGTACTGAGAGAGGTCTTTCCCGACAACAAAGAGGCCTTGGCTTTGCTCAAGAAGCTGTCGTAG
- the dnaX gene encoding DNA polymerase III subunit gamma/tau yields MSYQVLARTWRPQKFEDVVGQDHVTQTLKNAITDSRVAHAYCFSGARGVGKTTTARILAKALNCREGPTPTPCDSCENCKEIRAGTSPDVVEIDGATYRRIENVRELQEKLQYIPAKSPCKVYIIDEVHMFTKEAFNALLKTLEEPPSHVHFVFATTEPHKIPETVLSRCQRFDFRQLSPTEIAAHIKRVCAKEDFTIPDEGVALIARAAEGSIRDALGLLDQLVALAGKTVEAGDVAVLLGRADQVLLARVVEAVRTGGAAKLLEVVADLVAHGQDLRVFCRDLLEYIRHLLVCRSVKEPAGLVPYSEAVVAEVQAQARQFSAESLHRLFEGLHQAELAVRGADAPQWVLEAALLRLASLEPVTPMEDILSKLAVLEEATRSSQGVSGTEAPREPTLFEMEGSVAEAVVETPEVVSEPTDLDASPTLPAPSVRTPPDTLEGLWERLIIAVEQRAFRVAQLLKEGHPVSLDQRNLAVSFVAPFCATYFEEDEHRRLVEEEAGRLAGRSLRLQVVRADDQASPPSPDLHKAAPGTGSPAPPGHPGEDHHDGMVQEAMETLGGTIIEEGILPATED; encoded by the coding sequence GTGAGCTACCAGGTCCTAGCCCGCACTTGGCGTCCCCAGAAATTTGAAGACGTCGTTGGCCAAGACCATGTTACGCAGACGTTGAAAAACGCAATAACCGATAGCCGAGTCGCCCACGCCTACTGCTTCAGCGGGGCCCGGGGTGTGGGGAAGACCACCACCGCCCGCATCCTCGCCAAGGCCCTCAACTGCCGGGAGGGCCCTACGCCTACGCCGTGTGACTCCTGCGAGAACTGTAAGGAGATTCGCGCCGGGACGAGTCCCGATGTGGTCGAGATCGACGGGGCTACTTACCGCCGCATTGAAAATGTACGTGAACTCCAGGAGAAGCTCCAGTACATACCTGCTAAGAGCCCCTGCAAGGTATACATTATTGACGAAGTCCATATGTTTACTAAGGAAGCCTTTAACGCATTACTGAAGACACTGGAAGAGCCGCCCTCCCACGTACACTTCGTCTTCGCCACGACCGAGCCCCACAAAATCCCCGAAACCGTTCTCTCGCGTTGCCAGCGATTCGACTTTCGTCAGCTCTCCCCGACCGAGATCGCGGCCCACATCAAGCGAGTCTGTGCTAAAGAGGACTTCACGATCCCCGATGAAGGGGTCGCCCTCATTGCCCGGGCGGCAGAGGGAAGCATCCGGGATGCCCTTGGCCTCTTGGATCAACTCGTGGCCCTAGCTGGCAAAACTGTCGAGGCTGGTGATGTGGCTGTCCTGTTGGGCCGGGCCGACCAGGTGTTGCTGGCTCGTGTGGTGGAGGCCGTCCGGACGGGTGGTGCCGCCAAACTCTTGGAAGTTGTTGCGGACCTGGTCGCCCACGGGCAAGACCTTCGGGTTTTCTGCCGAGACCTGCTGGAATACATCCGACATCTCCTGGTATGTCGTTCGGTGAAGGAGCCTGCGGGCCTCGTTCCATACTCCGAAGCAGTTGTGGCAGAGGTGCAGGCGCAGGCCCGCCAGTTCTCCGCCGAGAGCCTACATCGCCTCTTCGAGGGGCTGCACCAGGCTGAGCTGGCCGTGCGCGGTGCCGACGCGCCCCAGTGGGTCCTCGAAGCTGCTTTGCTCAGGCTGGCCTCCTTGGAGCCGGTGACCCCCATGGAGGATATTCTCTCCAAACTTGCCGTTCTGGAGGAGGCGACCCGCAGCTCGCAAGGAGTTTCGGGGACGGAGGCTCCCAGGGAGCCGACCCTCTTCGAGATGGAAGGGAGCGTGGCGGAGGCTGTTGTAGAGACTCCCGAGGTCGTCTCCGAGCCGACAGATCTCGATGCAAGCCCCACATTGCCGGCCCCTTCGGTAAGGACTCCACCCGATACCCTGGAGGGCCTCTGGGAGCGGCTTATCATAGCCGTCGAACAACGGGCCTTCCGGGTGGCGCAGCTCCTCAAGGAGGGCCACCCTGTCTCCCTTGACCAGCGTAACCTCGCCGTCAGCTTTGTCGCGCCCTTTTGCGCAACCTATTTCGAAGAGGACGAGCACCGACGCCTCGTTGAAGAGGAGGCCGGGCGCCTGGCAGGTCGCTCCTTGAGGCTCCAGGTCGTCCGGGCTGACGACCAGGCGAGCCCACCAAGCCCTGATCTCCATAAAGCGGCCCCGGGGACGGGCTCCCCTGCCCCCCCTGGCCACCCTGGCGAGGACCACCATGATGGTATGGTCCAGGAGGCTATGGAGACCTTAGGCGGCACGATTATCGAGGAAGGCATTCTCCCCGCAACAGAGGATTGA